The genomic region CTCAGCTTTGTTAGAAAAATATGTCATAAAAAGAATCGAAATCATTGGCACCTGTAAAATTCGTAGTATTAGTGGCGTGCAGTACGCACACTGCATCTAACAAGGAGAAATGCAACCAGCTCATCGGTACGGTGTAAGACCAGCCCAAATTAAGTGGCAAAGTAGCACAAAATACACGACCAGATAGATCGACATAAGTAACAAATGACGACACAATTATAAATTTATATAACAATGTAAAGACATGTGGCTGCTTCATCGTCGTCCCTCAAATTAAAAGAGGAATAATCAAACCACTTTATTATTACAAGAATCATGCAATAACGACGGCCGAAACGAATTTACATGACAAAATTCGACTGCTATATATGTAGCTTACTTGCTCCTGTAGTCAAGGCCGGGTGCTCGGACCTGGAGCATTCCTCCTCCGCCGGCTCTGTCCTCGATCACGAATGGCATGTGCGTCCCAAACACCCTGTCCCAGACGACGAAGAAGAGCTGAGAGAAGTTGTACTGGCCGCCACGCAGCTGGTGGTGCACGTCGTGGTACGCCGCGCTGTTCCAGAGGCCCAGGCGATCCCAGCAGGGCAGCAGCGACAGGCCGCAGTGGTTGTCGACGACCTTGACGGTGCAGAGCGAGAAGAAGAAGACGGAGGCCCGCGGCGACATGCCGGACACCAGGAAGGCCGCCGTGCCGCCGACGGTGTCCGCGACGAAGCCCTCGAGCGGGTGCCCGTACAGCGCGCCGAAGGCGTAGGGCACCACGAGGCGGTGGTGCCACGAGTGCAGGTTCCGGTAGAGGAACCTGCTGGCGTGCATGGTCCGGTGGCACGCGTACTGCCACACGTCGAAGAAGACCATGGCCACCAAGATCTGGCAGGCTAGCTTCAGGTACGAcgatgcttcggtcgtcgtactgcTGGTGCTCCTCCCTCCTGTGAGCTgtacgcatgcatgcatgcatggtgcGGATGTATATATAGATTAGTATATTTATACACACATAATCATGCAATAATAATACTAGCTAGTACGTACACTACTCCTACCTTGAACACCATGGCAACGATGGTAACCTGCACGAGCTGCTGCTTGAGGACGTTGCCGATGACCTGTCGTTTCGACACATAGTTCTTGCTATCTTCATGGGCGCTTGGGTGCAGCCTGTATCTGTCCATATACATGGACTGGCCTAGCACTACGTGCAGGCCACAATACGCCCAGTACACCAGGATAGGCACAACGACGGCCAGACCCTCATCAGAGAGTAGTAGTTGCTCCATTAATATTTGACGGATTTGTTGGATCGTCGATCGATCGATGAATGTGTTAGCTAGCTAGCTGTGTGGTCGATCGTAGCTAGCTAGGTACGGTGCTGTTGTTGCTGTGAGTTGTGTGGTGTACTACTGCGTCGATCTTACCACGTATATATATACACTCTCCTGACTTTTACAAGTCGTACCAAGCAGCTGCTAGGACGACGACTAATAAGAGCTAGCTATTTTAGTTTGCAGTCAAGACTTGGTCCGTATATGCATGCGGTTCTGTGGTACGTAGACTTCTCTCTGTTGCTCAGAGGTGTGCACTGTGCCGATATCTACTACTGAAAATTAATTTTCTATACGTACTTTCACTCTGTTACGTGTCTTGACTTttatacgtacgtacgtacgtaccggCTAGCAGGCAGGCAGGACTAACAATTTGCAGTTGCAGCTAGCCTGCAGAGTTCCGGTTGCATTGCTCAGTTGTGCACTGTGTGTCGATATGATCTAGCTTTTACAACTGAAATGTCGTCGTTTCGCCGTGTTGGACTAAGTAACAATTGCCAAGCCAGCCAGCCAAGCTAGACTTGGTCCGTACATATATACATGCCTAGTATCTTCAGGTATAGCCTGGACTGTCTAACTCTGGGCTCTTGGGCTCCATCGATCACATCCTTCACGTACGTTGCAGCCGTGCACATACGAAGAAGCAGCCTCTACTGCTACACGCCTACACACAACAGTAGTGCCGCGCGTGCTGGGTGTGATGAGGGATATTATTAATTAGCGCTAGATTGAGCTACAAAACGACTGTGATAACGGAATATCAGTGTCGACTGTTACTGTTATAAAACTTGCGCCCCATTACAACAGTAAAATGACATAGTTCTGATGGCTATGTTATGTTCGACGGCCTCTTAAGCGACCGTTGGATATAATGTTATATCCGACGGCCTGAGACAGTTGTCGGACATAACATCCTACGTCCGACGGTTGTCACGGTTGTCAGACGGACATAAGTGATTTTAGCCCTGTCAGCACCCGGCCGCGCCGTTTTATTCCATTCTTCTTCCACGAACCCACGCCCGTGCCATCATCTTCTGTTAgagaagccgtcggacataagctatatCTGACGGCCGCCGTCGGAAATAAAACTATTTCCGACCCTTTACGGCCGAGGGACAggtaccgtcggacataagccttCGGCCGTCAGAAATAGCTTATTTCCGACGACTTATGGCGCTTATCTTCGACGACTTTAGCCGTCGAAAATGCCATATTTTACTGTAGTGCACGGATTAATtacgatccaaatgtttcttcattGCTCGTTGGAGCTCTTAATTAATTTTATCTCAAAAATAAATAGAGATAGAAGCCGAGCTGATCCTTTCGTAGAACAAATTTAAACTCTCCACATACATCTTTTATTCGAAGAATATCTATGAACAGAGAGCCACACTCAAAATATGCCGCCCCCATAGTGATTCTCTACTAATTTAAAGCGAGAGTTACTCCCTTTATACACTCCTCCACGCTTGCTACCAGAGTTTCCCACGCGCTCACGAAATATAAAAAAAGGCGGATCCACTAGATTCGAAGCATGGTCTCTAGAAAAAAAAACTTGTCCCTAACCACTATAGCTTATATTTGTTTGTGTCATAAAGGAAACCATATAAGATATAATATATAATCATAGATTGTTTATCTCGGTAAAGAGAGAGACACTGGTCCGTCCGTACGCGCCCACACAGCCTAGCTAGTGTGACTTATCAATCTCTCTCACTACCGGAGTcgcggacactcgacaaagtctattttacactcggcaaatattTTATCGGCAAAGGGATCTTTATCAAgtacttttttcggacactcgccaaagactttgccgagcatcgaaaagcactcggcaaagaaaaacactcggcaaattaagaatcgaaaaaataaaaaatagcaAAACATTTTTTTTAAAATTATAGGAACAACTCTCTAACCTTATCTATTACCTTACCTATTGCCCTAtcattttcactattattttgaatcaaagttATATGTTTTGTGAATTGTGAGATTCAAACTCGcgacctctctctcgcgcataccctcctataccacttgtcggggaccataattaggggtaccctcaagactcctaattctcagctggtaacccccatcagcataaagctgcaaaggcctgatgggtgcgattaagtcagggatcagtccattcaagcgactcgatcatgcctcgcccgagcctagcctcggacaagggcagccgaccccggaggaattccgtctcgcccgaggcccccctccaacggcggacacatctctggctcgcccgaggccctgccttcgctaagaagcaaccctgactaaatcgccgcaccaaccgaccgaatcgcaggagcatttaacgcaaaggtggcctgacacctttatcctgacgcacgccccccggcagagccaaagtgaccgccgtcacttcgccgctccactgaccggcctgacaaaaggacagcgtcgcctgcgccactccgactgcagtgccgcttgacagagtgagactaacaggcagtcaggcccagccaaaggcaccataggaagctccgctccgcccgacccagggctcggactcgggctaggtcccggaagacggcgaactccgctccgcccgacccaagggctcggactcgggctaggtcccgaaagacggcgaactctgctccgcccgacccagggctcggactcgggctaagtcccggaagacggcgaactccactccgcccgaccctagggctcggactcgggctcagccccagaagacgacgaactccgctccgcccgacccaagggctcggactcgggctccgccccagaagacgacgaactccgctccgcccgacccagggctcgggctcggactcgggctcagccccggaagacgacgaactccgcttcgcccgacccagggctcggactccgccctggcctctgccgaacgacctccgcctcgcccgacccaggggctcgggctcagcctcggccatggaagacagactcgacctcggcttcggaggagcctccacgtcgcccaacctagggtgcaggccagccacgtcaacaggaagcgccatcatcaccctaccccgagctgactcgggccgcagagaacaagaccggtgtcccatctggctagctccgccagataggcaatgatggcgccccgcatgctctgtgacgacagcggctctcagctctcttacggaagcaggaggacgtcagcaaggactcaaccgctccgacagctgtccctccgccaggctccgtcgctcctccgacggccacgacatcacaccagctgggtgccaagatctctccggctgccacatcggcatgtacttagggcgctagctctcccccgctagacatgtagcactctgctacacccccattgtacacctggatcctctccttacgcctataaaaggaaggaccagggccctcttagagagggttggccgcgcggggacgaggacgagacaggcgctcgcgtgaggccgctcgctccctctcctgcgtggacgcttgtaaccccctactgcaagcgcacccgacctgggcgcgggacgaacacgaaggccgcgggatttccacctctctcacgcccatctccggccacgtcacttccccccttcgcgctcggcctcgcgtcgacccatctgggctggggcacgcggcgacattcactcatcggcttagggacccccccggtctcgaaacgccgacagttggcgcgccaggtaggggcctgctgcgtgttgacgaatagcttcccgtcaagctccagatgggcagtctccagcaacctctccgacccgggacggtgctccgtttcgggagtcttgagttcatgtccttcgacggcagctacgacatgatactccttccaccgccgcgcgacaacgacaatggcggccgacagcccgcccgccggcggcggaatcgacgacgtcttccccgcgtggtagaagaacaacattcgagctcaccccgtcctctcccccgccaacggaggaggaggcggggcaaccaaggccaagcgggaggccgcgcctcgtcggctgtcgagcgagtcggcgtccccagcgccccaacggggggtgcgtcgggcgtcgacctcgcgtttgagacgaaggcgagcgccgtctccccgcgacacgccaatcccgagcaagcggacgacgccagtgcgctcgcggagagcttgcaggacgtcgccctcgtacctgagacggcggcgcaatcagtccccgacgtgactatgtcgctgctcgtcgaccgaaaggtaccgaccgattcccatcctacgtcatttggactcagcctcaacccgcctagcgaccttgctttggcgggcgctctcgtagaggcgagtacaaaccctctggggtttcgcatgcggtcgccttgggaccggctgacggacgtctcgacctacgggccctctgggtccgaggaagatgacgaccccaacatctgttgggatttctctagatttggcaaccccagtgccatgcgggacttcatgaccgcatgtgactactgcctctctgactgttccgacggtagccgcagcctcgacgacgaggactgcggcccaagccacgaatgtttccacgtcgatctaggggatccctccgaaggcaatcatctcggcatgctgcaggacggtgatctccctaggccggtgcctcgcgctaacatcccgcgggagctagctgtggtccccgttccggcggggggtcacgacccacagctcgagcaagtccgcggggcgcaggccaggctcgacgagggagcaggagcgcttgagccgatccaccgggacgtcgggcaggcatgggcgggccaacccccggccggagaaatacgtcacctgccccagggtctccagcaccgcgtcgccgacgacgtcagggtcaggccgccacccgcatccagtggggtcggtcagaacctggctgcagcagcgatgcttctccgcaagatgccggagccatcaaccaccgagggtcggcgaatccagggagagctcaaggatctcctggaaggcgctatggtccgacgggccgagagctctgcctcccgaaggcagggatacccctcggaacctcatgccgcgacttcccgactcatgcgggaagcctcggtctacaccaggcgcacgcgcaacaccgcgcctgcggccccgggacacctcggcaacgagcaccatcatcgcgaccgttgggcccacctcgacgagagggtgcgccgaggttaccaccccaggcgtgggggacgctacgacagcggggaggatcggagtccctcgcccgaaccacccggtccgcaggccttcagccgggccatccgacgggcaccgttcccgacccggttccgacccccgactactatcacaaagtactcgggggaaacgagaccggaactgtggctcgcggactaccgcctggcctgccaactgggtggaacggacgacgataaCCTCAtcgtccgcaacctccccctgttcctctctgacaccgctcgcgcctggttggagcacctgcctccggggcagatctccaactgggatgacctggtccaagccttcaccggcaatttccagggcacgtacgtgcgccccgggaattcctgggacctccgaagctgccggcagcagccgggagagtctctctgggactacatccggcgattctcgaagcagcgcaccgagctgcccaacatcaccgactcggatgtcatcggcgcgttccttgccggcaccacctgccgcgacctggtgagtaagttgggtcgcaagacccccaccagggcgagcgagctgatggacatcgccatcaagttcgcctctggccaggaggcggtcgaggctatcttccgaaaggacaagcagccccagggccgcccatcggaagatgctcccgaggcgtcaactccgcgcggcgccaagaagaaaggcaagaaggagtcgcaagcgaaacgcgacgccgccgacgcggaccttgtcgccgccgccgagta from Zea mays cultivar B73 chromosome 6, Zm-B73-REFERENCE-NAM-5.0, whole genome shotgun sequence harbors:
- the LOC100273604 gene encoding Sphinganine C4-monooxygenase 2-like; translated protein: MEQLLLSDEGLAVVVPILVYWAYCGLHVVLGQSMYMDRYRLHPSAHEDSKNYVSKRQVIGNVLKQQLVQVTIVAMVFKLTGGRSTSSTTTEASSYLKLACQILVAMVFFDVWQYACHRTMHASRFLYRNLHSWHHRLVVPYAFGALYGHPLEGFVADTVGGTAAFLVSGMSPRASVFFFSLCTVKVVDNHCGLSLLPCWDRLGLWNSAAYHDVHHQLRGGQYNFSQLFFVVWDRVFGTHMPFVIEDRAGGGGMLQVRAPGLDYRSK